The DNA sequence AAACCTGTGACCAAGAAGAAACGACTCAGTAAAAATCAAGCACGCCGCGTTCAAACTAATCAGAAAAAACGTTTAACTAAAGATAATATCGAACAGTGGAACGAGTCTGAACTTGGCCCGCAACTCGAAGGCATAGTGATCAGTCGTTTTGGACAGCATGCAGATGTTGAAGACGAGCATGGCAAAATCGAACGTTGTAATTTGCGCCGCGGCGTAAAATCGCTGGTAACGGGAGATCGGGTTGTATGGCGTGCAGGTAATCAGGCTTATCATGGTATCAGTGGCGTGATTGAAGCGGTACATCCGCGTACAACAGTACTGACACGTCCTGATTATTATGATGGTATAAAACCTATCGCGGCCAATATTGACCATATTATTATCGTCAGCTCCATTGCCCCTGAGTTTTCTCGTAATATTATTGATCGCTACCTGATTGCCTGTGAAGATATCGGCATTACGCCCATTATCGTTTTAAATAAAAGTGATTTATTGAATGAGCAATCAGCAAAGTCAATCGATCAGGAATTACAAAGTTACCGGGATATCGGTTATCAGGTTTTATATAGTTCGATGCACGGCGACGGCTTAGTAGGGCTAAAAAGTGCAATGAAAGATAAAATTAATATTTTTGTCGGTCAGTCAGGTGTGGGTAAAACATCCTTAGTCAATCTGTTATTACCTGAAATTGAAGCCGCGACAGCTGAAATTTCGGAAAACTCTGGATTAGGTAAACATACCACGACCACGGCACGTCTTTATCATTTCCCCGATGGAGGTGATCTTATTGACAGCCCGGGCATTCGTGAGTTTTCATTATGGCATCTGGAGCCTGAACGCATTGCGACTGGATTCATCGAATTTCGTCCTTTTTTAGGACAATGCCGTTTCCGGGATTGTAAACATCAGATAGATCCCGGTTGTGCACTGGTTAAGGCCGTTGCCGAGGGGCAAATAGATAATGCTCGCTACCGTAGCTTTTTACGCATTTTAGAGACCATGGATGATGCAAAAAATGCGCGCCATCGTCCACCCAACACCTATGATTAACAACGCCTTTACGGTGTACAAAATTTAGGTACAATTTTCGGCATAAATTAACAAAATGAGAAGAACATGATTGACCAACTTAAAATTATTGGGCAATACCTGCTGCCAAAAAAGCTATTATCGCGTCTATTAGGTAAATTAGCCGCCGCTGAAGCAGGTAAATTAACCACTTTTTTAATCAAAAAATTCATTAACAAATTTAATGTTGATATGAGTGAAGCAAAATATTCAGACCCTGAGTATTTTAAAACTTTTAACGACTTTTTCACCCGTGAATTAAAACCGGAGGCGCGGCAAATTATCGCAGGTGAAGATAACCTTGCTCATCCTGTGGATGGTGCTGTTAGCCAAATGGGCGATATTAAAGAAGGTCGACTTTTTCAAGCTAAGGGTCATGATTTTAGCCTGCGAGAACTGTTAGGCGGGCGAGATGATGTTGCTGCGCCCTTTGATAAGGGTTTGTTTTCTACGATTTACTTAGCGCCTAAAGATTATCACCGTATTCATATGCCGATCACAGGTAAACTTGAACAGATGATTTTTATTCCCGGCGACCTCTTCTCAGTCAATCCATTAACCGCACAAAATGTCCCGAATTTATTTGCCCGCAATGAGCGTGCTGTGGCCATTTTTTCAACAGCAGTAGGCCCTGTGGCAATGGTCTTAGTGGGTGCCACGATAGTGGCCAGCATCGAAACCGTTTGGGCCGGAACACTAACGGCTAATGCTGACAAAGAAATCCAATATTGGGATTACAAAAATCAAGATATTACCCTTGAAAAAGGCGCTGAAATGGGCCGCTTTAAATTGGGCAGTACCGTGGTGGCTTTATTCCCTAAAGAGAGCATTCATTTTGCAGAAAATCTTCAAGCGGGCTCAGTAACACGCTTAGGTGAGCTATTTGCAAGTAAAGTTGAACATAAATAAAGGGTTGATAGCGCAATGACAGAATTATCCGCAGCACAATACTTAAAAAAAATCTTACTTGCTCCTGTTTATGAAGCAGCCATAGAAACACCCTTACAACCGTTAACTAAGTTATCAGAGCGCTTTAATAATCAAATTTTATTAAAGCGTGAAGATCAGCAACCCGTGCATTCCTTTAAATTACGCGGTGCCTATAATAGATTATCGAATTTAACTGACGAGCAAAAAAGCTGCGGTGTGATTGCTGCCTCGGCAGGTAACCATGCCCAAGGTGTTGCGCTCTCAGCACAACGCATGGGGATGAAAGCAACGATAGTTATGCCCTGCACCACACCCGAGATAAAAGTCAGTGCAGTGCGGGCATTCGGTGCCGAGGTGGTGTTATTTGGTGATGCTTTTGATGCTGCCAGCAAGCACTCTAAAGAACTGGCTGAATTACATAATTACACCTCAATTCCTCCTTTTGATGATCCCGATGTTATTGCCGGACAAGGTACTGTTGGCAAAGAGTTATTACAGCAAAATGCCCACCTCGATAAAATTTTTGTCCCCGTCGGTGGCGGTGGATTGATTGCTGGTATTGCCGTTTATGTTAAACAGCTTTTACCCAATATTAAGGTGATTGGCGTTGAGCCTGACAATGCAGCTTGTTTAAAAGCCGCGTTGGAGCATGGTAGCCCGATAACCTTAGATAAAGTTGGATTATTTGCCGACGGTGTTGCCGTTAAGACCATTGGCAGTGAAACATTTCGTTTGTGTCAGCAATATGTTGATGAAGTGATCACCGTTAGCAGTGATGAAATCTGCACCGCAGTAAAAGATATCTTTGAAGAGACGCGCGCAATTTCGGAGCCTTCCGGGGCATTATCATTGGCAGGTTTAAAAAAATATTGTCAAGTACACGAAATTAAAAATCAAAACCTTGCCGCCATTTTAAGTGGAGCCAACCTCAACTTCCATTCCCTGCGTTATATCTCCGAGCGTTGCGAATTAGGTGAGCAGAAAGAGAGCGTGCTGGCTGTCACTATCCCTGAAAAACAGGGCGCTTTTTTAGCCTTTTGTAATCAGCTCGACGGGCGTGCTATTACCGAGTTTAATTATCGTTTAAATTCGCGTAAAAACGCAAATATTTTTGTTGGCGTACGCACCCCGCAAGGTGTTGATGAACTTTTAGCGTTGACCGAAAAACTGCACAAATCAGGTTATTCTGTTGCCGATTTAAGCAATGATGAAATGGCCAAACTGCATGTCCGTTATATGGTTGGTGGCGCACCCGTCAGTGCTATAAAAGAGCGTTTATACAGTTTTGAATTTCCTGAACAGCCTAATGCGCTGATTAAGTTTTTAAATATGCTTGGCACTCACGCTAATATAACGCTATTTCATTACCGCAATCACGGCGCGGCTTATGGACAGGTTCTTGCCGGTTTTGAACTCGACGAAGGGGTTGATGCATTCAGTGAACATTTAGATGCACTGGGTTACAACTATAAAGATGAAACAGAGAACCAGGCTTATCGTTTCTTTTTATCCCATGCGAATGATCACTAAGAGTTAGTTGATAATGCTTCCCCTCAGGCGGATTAAAAAGCTGTTTCGTGTTCTGGCACATCGATTAACTTGGCCTACCATGTTTCTGCTTGTGCTGGCGCAGACAATGACTGTTTATCTGTTATTTATATTTGCCGGGGAAAGTGCATTAACCCGGCATCCTATGGACTTTATTTATTATAATATGGTGGTGGTTTCCACGGTGGGTTTTGGCGATTTCAGCCCGACGAGCGAAATGGGAAAAGCCATTGTTGCCTTTGTGCAAATTCCATCGGGACTGATCGTTTTCGCCTCTTTTATCGGAAAAACCACGCAATTATTTATAAATTTAGCGAGAAAAAACATGAACGGTACGAGTAATTTTTATCATTATAATAATCATATTTTATTATTAGGTTGGGACACTTCTTCAACAGAGCAGATAGTGCAGTTGATTCTTGGTGATAAAAAACGCCAAAAACGCCAAATATTATTATGCGTTACCGAGCAGATAAACAATCCGTTTCCAGATAATGATGAGGTTTCTTTTGTGCGTTTACGTAGTTTTTCCGATAACGAAGAACTTAATCGTATCGCGTTAAGTAATGCAGAACGTATTATCATTGATGGTAAATCCGATGATGAAACCTTATCTATTGCACTTTGTATCTCCACCTATACCAACTCCGATGCCAACATATCTGCGCATTTTTTTGATAAGACTAAAGCCGACTTATTAAAGGTTCACTGCCCGCAAATTGAATGCAGTATTGATAGCAGCGCACAAATGATGGTGCGCAGTATGCAGGATCCGGGATCAAGCCAAGTCACCAAGCACTTACTTTCAACCTTAACAGGTGCGACACTGTATTGTGTGCAGACACCTGAACTGAAAAAACCGATTCAGTTCGAGCTGCTCTTTAGCCGATTTAAAAGTAACCATGCGATGATGGTCATTGCCTTCAGCCATTTTAAAAATGGTGATGCAATGATCTTAAATCCATCTCCACAGACCCTTATCAATAGTGGCGATTTTTTACACTACATCGCTAATGAACGTATTCTTGTTGACGAAATAAACTGGAATGACTTCTCTTAAATTCATTTAACAGCAATTTATCAATTTTTATCCTTATCCTTATCAGGATTTTAACTGATTGATTTTATAAAAATTCAATGTACTCCTCCCGTTTAGAGACGGGTGGTTTATTGACAGTCGTTTATATTTACCTATAATCGCCTGTCTTTATGTTTATCGCTTTATTAATACGATAATTAAATGGGAAGCATGTTTTAGCAGCTTTAAAAATTGCTAAAAATGAGCATGCACTGCCCCCGCAACTGTGCCCGTTTTTAAATCTAAAAATGGTAGTCAGATACCAGCATAAAGAGCGTCACTGTCCATTAAGCGGGTCGGCTATTGGAACGTAAAAAGCCCCAAAAAACTGAAAATAATTTTCCAGTTGGCTGAAGGTTTTCGTAATGGTGGCGAGCCAAAGAAAGTCTTTGATGCTCAGCGTATTATATAAAAGGCCACCACCTTACTGTAAAACCCCGAACAACAGACTTTCTTCTTATTTAATATAAAAATAACAAGGAAGAAACATGCCACGCTTATATTACACCCCGATTGCCTTTGCCTTAACGACACTGTTCAGCGCAACAAGTATTGCAGCAGCCCCCCCCATTTCAGAACAAGATACACGGGATGATATTGTCATTTCTGCCAGTCGCGTAGAAACTAAACGTATTGAAAGCGGCAGCTCAGTAACAGTGCTTGATGAACAATATATAAAAGAAAATCAAGCGCGCACTGTGGCTGAACTTTTACAGGATGTGCCTGGCGTGAGTGTTGCCAGTAACGGTGGTTTAGGGCAAGCGACCTCGGTATTTATCCGCGGAGCTAATTCCAATCAAACCTTAGTGATTATTGACGGTATTGAAGTCAATAACTTAGGGAACTTTGAAGGGGGTTATGATTTTGCATACCTGATGGCAGATAATATTGAACGTATAGAAGTCTTAAAAGGCTCGCAAAGCGCACTTTGGGGCAGCGATGCTATGGGTGGCGTGATTAATATCATCACTAAAAAAGGCAAAGCAGGATTCCATCCAACGGCTAGTATCGAGGTTGGGGGAAATAACTATCATAAAGAAAATGTCACTCTTAGCGCCGCACAGGGTAACAGCCATTATTCGCTATCAGCCAGTAACATGAAAACCGACGGTATTAGTGCAACTGATACCGATCCAGATGACGATGGTTACAAAAATCAGAGTGTCAGCCTAAAAGCCGGCCATCAATTTACCGATATTTTCTCAATGGATACAGTGCTACGTTACAACGATGCAGAAACAGAATATGATTCAGGCTATACCACAAATAGTCAACGTCAGGCAAAATTAAGCAGCCATCTTAACCTGTTAAATAATCAATGGAAAAATCGTCTTTCAGTCGCTTTTTCTGATTCAAACACCGAAGATTTTTCCAGCTGGGGCGACAGTAAATATGAAGGGAAAAAAATAAAAACTGATCTGCAGAGTGATTATTATATTAGTGCTATTAATGGATACACACAGCGCATCTCATTCCTTGCCGAGCACGAAAGTGATAAATATCAAAGTTTGTCAATGACTCAAGACGAGCGTATCGAAGCATCGGGAGTTGTTTTAGGCTATGGCGTTGACTGGGCAAAAACAATTTTTGTTAACGTAGCTGTTCGTAGTGACTTTAATAATAAATTTGATGATACCACCACCTACCATATTGATACCTCAGTCTGGGTAAATGATGGTACACGTTTACATGCCAGCCATGGTACCGGTCTCAAAAACCCCAATTTAGGACAGTTATATGGTGAGAATGCTAGCTGGGGTTATGTTGGAAATGCTGATCTAAAACCAGAGAAAAGCCGCAGTTGGGATGCGGGTGTAGAGTATAACTTTGTGGGTACAGATGCTTATATCGATCTTACCTATTTTGACTCACTTTATACCGATATGCATACATGGTCTGGTAGTTTCCCTAATTCCACGTATATCAATCTTAATAATAAAGCCACTGCACGCGGTATTGAATTTACGGGTAAAGTAAAAGTGAGCAATAAATTACGTGTCAATACAGGATATACCTATATGGAGACGAATGACGGTAACGGCAATGAACTGGCTCGTCGACCAAAACATGCAGCCAGTATCAATGCCAATTACAAATACACGCCTGAATTAAGTGCCAATATTGGTGCTCGTTATGTTGGTAAACGCCTGGACAGTGATGATTCAACACTCTCTAGCTATACGGTTGTCAATATCAGCACTGCATACCAGATTCAGGAACATATCACCCTTTCTGCCCGTATTGAAAATGCGCTTGATAAAGACTATCAAGAAGTTTCAGGTTTTAACACTGATCCGCTTACAGCTTATATCGGCTTTAGCTTTAAGTAAAAAAAAGCACTAACGGGAGGGTAAATGAATAATCTAAAACTGATCGTTTTCACCCTTCTTTTAGTGTTTTTTATTACTCTGATCCACTTTCAAAAAGGGCAAATATTTGCCCTTTTTGACCAAGGTTTGGGTAACTTTACCACCCAAATAGAAGGACAGGATTTCCCCAAAACATTAATAGATACCACGGGCATTAAATTTATTTTAAAAAAAACACCCGTGCGCATTATCTCAGCCACCTTGGCGACCGATCATATGCTCTCAGGTTTAATTAATCCGCAACGTTTAGTGGCAGTGAGCAGTTATGTTGATACTCCCAGTATGTCCAATATTGTGGGTTTTTTTGATAAAAGTATTTACCGTACACAAGGAGAGATTGAATCTATGCTCGTGCTACAGCCTGATTTAGTGTTTGTCGCTTCCTACAGCAACCCCGAAACAGTGCGTTACCTCCTGCGCAGCGGCATTGCCATTGTGCGTCTCAGTGAATTTAATTCTTTTGCCGATATTTTTAATAATATTCGCATTATCGCCAATGTCACCGATACAAAGGCAGCGGGTGAAACCATGATTGTCGATCTTCAAAAACGCATCGCATTTATTAAAATGCAGGTGAAAGATAAAAAACCACCGCGCGTATTATATTACGATCTAAACGGTTACAGCGTCGGCGGCAACTCTTTAATGGATGAGGCCATTCAACTTTCTGGCGGCATTAATGTAACCAACGACGTCCTTGCTGACGGTGAAAATAAAATCAGCGAAGAGCTGGCTATTTCATTACAACCCGATGTGATTGTCATGAACCAATGGATTTTTAATCAGGCAGAGGGGCAAGTCTCCCCACGCACTATTTTAAAAAATAAAAAAGCCTGGGCAGATGTACCCGCCGTGAAAAACAATCACATTTATGCCGTTCCCGGTACCTGGCTCAGAAGTGTTTCCCAGCACCGGATCAAAGGTGTTGAAGCAATAGCTCAACTGCTGCATCCAGCAATAGAAAGTTACCCTGAGAAAATCAATGTTCACTAATTTAACCACCATCCGCTTAGTATTATTACTGTTAATGCTGCTGGTTATCGCTCTGACTGTCTTAGGGGTGTTACAAGGCCCTGCTGATATTTCATTAAGTCATATTGGTACTATCTTCAAACAGGCTCTGTTTACTGCGCCAGGCAGTGATATTGCCAACTGGCAGCACAGCGTTATTATGGATATTCGTTTACCGCGCGTTATTATTGCCCTGTTTGCCGGTGCAAGTTTAGCGTTATGCGGACTGGTCATGCAGGGAATGTTCCGTAATCCTCTGGCCTCCCCTTCCGTATTAGGTGTTTCATCGGGTGCCTCATTAGGCGCTGTGATCGCTATTTATCTTGGTTTTTCCCTTATTTCCGCCTGGGCCATTCCACTGTTTGCTTTTATTGGTGCCGGAGTCTCGTTAAGCATTGTTTACCGCGTGGCCTCCAGCAGAGGACAAACGAATATCGCTACCCTGCTGCTTTCAGGCGTTGCCATCAGCGCACTTAATGTCGCCGCCACCTCATTATTACTGGCTTTATCCCTGAGTAATTGGGATGTCGCACGAATGATTATTTATTGGACCATGGGCGGACTTGATGGGCGCACCTGGGATCATGTGCTTATTATTCTGCCGATTGTCCTGAGCGGATTTGTATTACTGCTATTTTATAGCAAACAATTAGATCTATTATTGTTAGGTGAGCAGCATGCTCTCTCGGTCGGTGTTGATGTACGCAAAACGCGCCTCAATCTTTTAATTATCAGCAGCGCGATGGTGGGAGCATCGGTTTCAGTGGTCGGCGGAATCGGCTTTATCGGCTTGGTTGTACCGCATATTTTACGTTTATTATTAGGCCCCGCACACCGTTATCTGTTACCCGCCTGTTTATTTGGCGGAGCAATTACGCTGCTTGGCGCAGATCTGTTTTTAAACAGTTTTTTTAGTGAGCAGGCTATTCCACTGGGTGTGGTGACGGCTGCGTTAGGAGCACCTTTCTTTCTATTTCTTTTAATCAAACAACGTTTTGTTTTAAGTTAGTGGAGCCTTATTTATGTCGCCTTTAAGTTGTACCAAGCTCGCTTTCTCCTATGATAAAAAACCGTTATTAACGGATATTAATTTAGACTTTAAAACCGGCCAATTTGTTGGCCTGATCGGTGCCAATGGCTCGGGTAAAAGTACCCTGTTGCAACTGCTGTTAGGCTTGATAAAACAACAATCGGGTAGCGTCAACCTTAATGGTGTGAATATTCATGCGCAAAAGCGTCGCGATATCGCCAAACAATTAGCCTTTGTGCCACAATCTATTGAACTGCCCTATGCTTTTACTGTACAGGCTCTGGTTGCGATGGGACGAAACCCCTACCTTGGGCCCTTTGAGTTAGAAACGGCGGAAGATACCAGAATTATTCAGGAGGCGATGCTGAAAACCGATATAATCCACCTTAAAACGCGCTCGGTAACCACCTTATCGGGTGGCGAAAAGCAGCGGGTTATTATCGCCCGCGCACTGGCTCAGCAGGCCGCGACTATTTTGCTTGATGAGCCGATCGCAAGCTTAGATATTTGCCACCAAATAGAAACCCTGCAGTTAATACAATCGCTAACGCAATCGGGAAAGTTAGCCATCACGGCACTTCATGACCTTAACCTTGCAGCAAGTTATTGTGATCGTTTAATATTGCTCGGGGAGACTGAGTTCAATCATGGCGCAGGAAAGGCTAATTCAGGGCGAACTATTATTGCAGATGGCACCCCGGAACAGGTGCTTAACCAGAAAAATCTAAGCACATACTTTTCCATTAATGCTGATATAATTAAAATCAACAATAAAATCAGTTTGGCAAATATTAGTCCGGTTAAAAAAGACTAGGATAACGATTCAAAAAAATTAACTAACGTCCGACGACAATTCGGATTCGCTCGTCTTTCAGTCGAGTTTAAAATAGGACCTGTGTGAACGTTTTTTCTGTAACGCATTAGCTTTAATAATAGAAATAGGAATAAATAAAGTATGGCAATAGACAACATAACCATGATCACTGCCAATTTCTCTGTTGTGGTGCAGCAAATCAATGAAGCGATGCCGTTATGGTTTCAACAGGGTGGCCTAATAATGTGGTTGTTACTGTTAACTTCATTTTTAACCACTGTTGTCACTCTGGAGCGTTGTTTTGTTTGGCTCCATTACTACTTTAAGAAAGAACACTTGCCACTGCTCGATTGTTTTGCCTATTTAAATAAAAAAGAAAAAACCAAGGCACTGCTCGCATGCCAGCGTTTAGATACACCCGCTTTAAATATGTTGGCATTTGGTATCAACGCCCTGCCATTTTCGCCCAATGAAAAAATGGAATCCTACGCAGAACGGAAAATCCACAATATGTCCCGCGGGCAAACTTTACTCGATACCGTGATAACCCTTGCCCCAATGCTTGGCATCTTAGGCACAGTATTGGGTATTATTCACTCTTTTAATATTCTCGGTGTACAGGGAGTCAACAACCCCACTGAGGTCGTTGCAGGTATCGCACAGGCTTTAGTGTCAACTGCGATGGGTTTATCGGTTGCGCTATTGGCATTATTACCCTTTAATCTATTTCGCGCACTACTGCAAAGACTGACACTGCATTTGGAAGGTGTGGGCAGTGAATTTTATCATATTTGCCATCAGCAGCGCCTTATCTCCAATGAGCTCAGTGAAATTATGAAAACGCAAGAGTTGAGTCGTACTAACAAGGATAACGAAGAAGTGTTTAAGTACACAGTGCAGAAAGACAGTGAAATGCCTTATCATTACGAGTTTAAAGAGGGGTCAGATGAAGTGAAGGTTAATCTTCATGAGGAAATGAAAGAGCTGCATAAAACCTCGCAGGAATCACTGGCCGAGATGTACACCAGCCCCATTAGTAAAAAGAAAGAGTATTTCAGCATTGATGAGCTTAAATTACAAAAGCAGAAAGAGACTGCTCGGCAGGTACAAAAAGAGTCTTTCAGGAATAAAACGCGATGAAATTAAGCAAGAAAAATTTTCAACAGCCTGCCCGATTTGAGTTGTTACCCCTGCTTGATGTGATTTTTTTATTACTGATTTTTTTTGTTTTTGTTATGCTTAAAATGACTATGCAAAGTAGTATTAATATTGAATTACCGCAGTTAGTTGATAGCCAGCAACAAACTGAGGAGCTGTTAGTTATTAGTATAAACAGCAAAAATCAACTTTTTATTAATGAGGAAGTAACCACTGAAGAGCTTATGTTGGCGCAAGTTATTAACTTGCAAAAAGACAATAAATTACCCATATTAATACGTGGTGACAAAAAATCCGATTTAGGTGTCGCCTTATCAATTTTGGATAAACTACGCTTGTCCGGATTCCATCATGTTGCTTTTGCAACCGACAAAGACCAATGAAAGTGACGGTGGTGCATGAAAATAATTAGCTCTTATTTCCCTTTTCTTATTATCAGCCTTGTTTTCTATGGTTTTATTTTTCTTTATCTTGATCAACCCAAGCGCATTACAACACTGCCGCTAAATTCCGGCGAGCAATCGGTTCAAGTCCAGTTTATTTCCCAACCTAACAAAGGACAGAATCCAGCAGAAGATAAACTAGCAGCACCAACCGAGCAGAAAATAGTAGAGGCGAAATCCTACGTTACAGAAGAAGAAGTCGTAGAAAGAGCAAAAGTTAAGTCAAAAAAAGTAATAAAATACAGTGCAAAAAGCTTAATACTTTCTGAATCAGAAATTAAATTAAGAAAGCAGGCATTGCTGGAAAGCTTTGCAACAGCCGGTACCGATAATGTGGCGAAGTTAAAAGCAGAGATTTTTCTCGAGCAACTTGCAACGGAGAAAATATTAACCAACGAAACAGAGCAACTGAGCAAAACAAAAGACCAAGCCTCTTCACCACAAACGAGCAACGGTCCAGCAAAGAAGGCGGTTATAAAAAAATCCCCCTCAGAAAACAGCTCATCACTGGCCAGTAGCACAAAAAATCAAGGCGTATTGCAGGAAGCCATTGTCGTTTCCGGTCGCAAACCTGTCTACCCGCAACGCGCCATTTTGCGTAACCAGCAAGGCCGAGTAGTCATAAAATTAACCATCACCAAAAAAGGTCTGCCCAAAAACCCTAAAATACTAACTTCTAGCGGATTCCCCCTTTTGGATGATGCGGTGCTGGCTTTTGTTGACCAGGAATTATTTATGCCCGCGCTGCAAGGCGAAGATCAAGTGATGTCAGAGCAACTTTTCGCTTTTCGTTTTGAGCTTAATTAGTCCATAACAATCACAGTCGGGTTATTGAGACTTCGAAGTAAGGTCAAAATATTTTCAATATCCGCAACAACGATCAAATATCAATCAATCCTCCCCATTAACCATGATCATTTACCAGCTATATGGCATCTAATTTTAAATATTTTTTATATGTTGTCATTCTATTTACCCCGTTAAGTTCATTAACTCTTAACTGGGGCGTATGAACCATGTCAGCTGACTCTGTAGCTGTTTATTCAATTGCTTCTAGTTCTTTTACTTCTTCACTGGCATTTTCTTCTTGTTTAGGAAGACGCTCTAACACTTTATTAAAGTTGCGCATTGAGTGTAAATGCAGATAAATCAATTCAAGACCATCATTTTTCATCAATGTTGACAATGCTTCTTGAGAAAGAGCTTTCAATTTTTCACGGTTAATCACTTTGAACCCGGTTAAGGAGCGTTCTTCACCCGACGACAAAGTAAACTTAGCACCCATATCTTCAAATAAATCAAGTTCATTTAATGCCTGACAAAATAATTGTGTGCGTTTATAGTGAGTTTGATAGTCTTGTAAAAAATCGAGCACCTTACCCAAGTATTCAGTCTGTTCTCCATCAGCGTCAAATAAACGCTCACCAAGCCCTTCTTGATTACAACCGTCATAATTTTCATCAAGACATAAGGTCAATGTTTTTCCATCGTCAGTACTGGCAAATACAAACGGATAGCGACGAATAAACGCAGGTACGTAATTAGCTTTCCACGATCCCTCTTGATCGACATAAAGATTTTCATCTTCACGTACACCCATAATAACCACAGGTAATAACTCATCACCGCTACCTGCAAACACAATTGAGTATTCTTCAAACGCCTTGGAAAATTCCACTGCCATTAAAGGCACAGAATTCACTTTTTTGGCATAATTATAATTATTACCCGCTTTAAT is a window from the Psychromonas ingrahamii 37 genome containing:
- the rsgA gene encoding small ribosomal subunit biogenesis GTPase RsgA — encoded protein: MTKKKRLSKNQARRVQTNQKKRLTKDNIEQWNESELGPQLEGIVISRFGQHADVEDEHGKIERCNLRRGVKSLVTGDRVVWRAGNQAYHGISGVIEAVHPRTTVLTRPDYYDGIKPIAANIDHIIIVSSIAPEFSRNIIDRYLIACEDIGITPIIVLNKSDLLNEQSAKSIDQELQSYRDIGYQVLYSSMHGDGLVGLKSAMKDKINIFVGQSGVGKTSLVNLLLPEIEAATAEISENSGLGKHTTTTARLYHFPDGGDLIDSPGIREFSLWHLEPERIATGFIEFRPFLGQCRFRDCKHQIDPGCALVKAVAEGQIDNARYRSFLRILETMDDAKNARHRPPNTYD
- the asd gene encoding archaetidylserine decarboxylase (Phosphatidylserine decarboxylase is synthesized as a single chain precursor. Generation of the pyruvoyl active site from a Ser is coupled to cleavage of a Gly-Ser bond between the larger (beta) and smaller (alpha chains). It is an integral membrane protein.), with amino-acid sequence MIDQLKIIGQYLLPKKLLSRLLGKLAAAEAGKLTTFLIKKFINKFNVDMSEAKYSDPEYFKTFNDFFTRELKPEARQIIAGEDNLAHPVDGAVSQMGDIKEGRLFQAKGHDFSLRELLGGRDDVAAPFDKGLFSTIYLAPKDYHRIHMPITGKLEQMIFIPGDLFSVNPLTAQNVPNLFARNERAVAIFSTAVGPVAMVLVGATIVASIETVWAGTLTANADKEIQYWDYKNQDITLEKGAEMGRFKLGSTVVALFPKESIHFAENLQAGSVTRLGELFASKVEHK
- the ilvA gene encoding threonine ammonia-lyase, biosynthetic, whose product is MTELSAAQYLKKILLAPVYEAAIETPLQPLTKLSERFNNQILLKREDQQPVHSFKLRGAYNRLSNLTDEQKSCGVIAASAGNHAQGVALSAQRMGMKATIVMPCTTPEIKVSAVRAFGAEVVLFGDAFDAASKHSKELAELHNYTSIPPFDDPDVIAGQGTVGKELLQQNAHLDKIFVPVGGGGLIAGIAVYVKQLLPNIKVIGVEPDNAACLKAALEHGSPITLDKVGLFADGVAVKTIGSETFRLCQQYVDEVITVSSDEICTAVKDIFEETRAISEPSGALSLAGLKKYCQVHEIKNQNLAAILSGANLNFHSLRYISERCELGEQKESVLAVTIPEKQGAFLAFCNQLDGRAITEFNYRLNSRKNANIFVGVRTPQGVDELLALTEKLHKSGYSVADLSNDEMAKLHVRYMVGGAPVSAIKERLYSFEFPEQPNALIKFLNMLGTHANITLFHYRNHGAAYGQVLAGFELDEGVDAFSEHLDALGYNYKDETENQAYRFFLSHANDH
- a CDS encoding potassium channel family protein, which codes for MLPLRRIKKLFRVLAHRLTWPTMFLLVLAQTMTVYLLFIFAGESALTRHPMDFIYYNMVVVSTVGFGDFSPTSEMGKAIVAFVQIPSGLIVFASFIGKTTQLFINLARKNMNGTSNFYHYNNHILLLGWDTSSTEQIVQLILGDKKRQKRQILLCVTEQINNPFPDNDEVSFVRLRSFSDNEELNRIALSNAERIIIDGKSDDETLSIALCISTYTNSDANISAHFFDKTKADLLKVHCPQIECSIDSSAQMMVRSMQDPGSSQVTKHLLSTLTGATLYCVQTPELKKPIQFELLFSRFKSNHAMMVIAFSHFKNGDAMILNPSPQTLINSGDFLHYIANERILVDEINWNDFS
- a CDS encoding TonB-dependent receptor plug domain-containing protein, giving the protein MPRLYYTPIAFALTTLFSATSIAAAPPISEQDTRDDIVISASRVETKRIESGSSVTVLDEQYIKENQARTVAELLQDVPGVSVASNGGLGQATSVFIRGANSNQTLVIIDGIEVNNLGNFEGGYDFAYLMADNIERIEVLKGSQSALWGSDAMGGVINIITKKGKAGFHPTASIEVGGNNYHKENVTLSAAQGNSHYSLSASNMKTDGISATDTDPDDDGYKNQSVSLKAGHQFTDIFSMDTVLRYNDAETEYDSGYTTNSQRQAKLSSHLNLLNNQWKNRLSVAFSDSNTEDFSSWGDSKYEGKKIKTDLQSDYYISAINGYTQRISFLAEHESDKYQSLSMTQDERIEASGVVLGYGVDWAKTIFVNVAVRSDFNNKFDDTTTYHIDTSVWVNDGTRLHASHGTGLKNPNLGQLYGENASWGYVGNADLKPEKSRSWDAGVEYNFVGTDAYIDLTYFDSLYTDMHTWSGSFPNSTYINLNNKATARGIEFTGKVKVSNKLRVNTGYTYMETNDGNGNELARRPKHAASINANYKYTPELSANIGARYVGKRLDSDDSTLSSYTVVNISTAYQIQEHITLSARIENALDKDYQEVSGFNTDPLTAYIGFSFK